A DNA window from Ictalurus furcatus strain D&B chromosome 22, Billie_1.0, whole genome shotgun sequence contains the following coding sequences:
- the LOC128625676 gene encoding sperm-tail PG-rich repeat-containing protein 2 — protein sequence MYKGIHFGKMTGKRTEMKVVEGPGPGHYHPEEDHSVLYENVNLKQELKSQTELQIPRYNELLILQANKKGVPGPGQYDVKGQFEKSNGVSVSRPAFMSQTPRFCSVKDMVPPVGSYNDPRCALESLKKLSGVKKSPFNLTAARFIPENRKNTTPGPGAYNMFDYGLASESLKKAHLEGKKTGGFGSTAERTTIFFSSTASTTEPGPTHYTVEKKSEEFYKQQPTAVFKSATERLPAPLVAKDTPSPSSYNVQEAYEKMYGQGRHGEPRTKAARKRQSCFLSTASRSSSFHYDPHIPGPGLYSPDIKSSPQFALIGTNEDRFKQPKDTTPGPGAYMLSPTFSDTLLKRSFNVTLQNPMMLHALAPPPQHAMEAALSFTSA from the exons ATGTATAAAGGAATCCACTTTGGCAAAATGACGGGGAAAAGGACAGAGATGAAGGTGGTGGAAGGACCTGGACCAGGACACTACCATCCAGagga aGATCACTCTGTGCTCTATGAGAATGTGAATTTGAAGCAAGAGCTGAAAAGTCAAACTGAGTTGCAGATTCCTCGGTATAATGAACTCCTTATACTGCAGGCAAACaagaag ggTGTTCCTGGTCCTGGTCAGTATGATGTTAAAGGACAATTTGAGAAGTCAAATGGAGTCTCTGTGTCCAGACCAGCATTTATGTCACAAACACCG aggttCTGCTCAGTGAAGGATATGGTGCCTCCTGTGGGTTCCTATAATGATCCTCGCTGTGCTCTGGAGAGTCTGAAGAAACTCAGTGGAGTGAAGAAAAGTCCTTTTAACCTTACTGCAGCTCGATTCATtcctgaaaacagaaaaaacaccacaccag gCCCAGGAGCATATAACATGTTTGATTATGGTCTAGCCAGTGAGAGTCTGAAAAAAGCACATTTGGAGGGTAAGAAGACGGGCGGCTTTGGCTCAACAGCCGAGAGAACCACCATCTTCTTCAGTAGCACAGCATCAACAACAGAACCAGGACCAACACACTATACG GTGGAGAAAAAAAGTGAGGAGTTTTACAAACAACAGCCTACAGCAGTCTTTAAATCAGCCACGGAGCGACTCCCTGCACCTCTGGTTGCTAAG GACACACCTTCTCCGAGCTCATACAATGTGCAGGAAGCATATGAAAAAATGTATGGACAGGGTCGACATGGTGAACCTCGCACAAAAGCAGCACGAAAACGCCAGAGCTGCTTCTTAAGCACCGCCTCCCGAAgctcctccttccactatgaTCCACATATCCCAG GCCCAGGTCTCTACAGTCCAGACATTAAGTCTAGCCCACAGTTTGCTCTCATTGGCACTAATGAGGATCGATTTAAACAACCTAAAGACACAACACCTGGACCAGGAGCATacatg ctgagtCCTACTTTTTCAGACACACTACTTAAGCGTTCCTTCAATGTGACCCTCCAAAACCCTATGATGTTGCATGCTCTGGCTCCACCCCCTCAGCATGCCATGGAGGCGGCTCTTTCCTTCACCAGTGCTTAA
- the LOC128625677 gene encoding sperm-tail PG-rich repeat-containing protein 2-like isoform X1, which produces MYSRARRVTDLCAGSTSTANVGPGSYNIQRSAPERTGSYAPFLSLSSRHSVFDRLDSEQCSPGPAHYDGVLTWAPVPGGHSLQNRSRRFEEAESNIPGPGTYDIIQPWGKKLHPLTTPDRGIKVQLAVCYSGCVVPFCSCSQTYSSGQIKTYASTDVCRFFYCIPSQLKCIQSPSNTIKHHQTPSNTVKHREKLK; this is translated from the exons ATGTACAGTCGCGCGCGCAGGGTTACGGATTTGTGCGCCGGGAGCACGAGCACCGCCAACGTGGGTCCGGGTTCCTACAATATCCAGAGGTCTGCTCCAGAGAGAACCG GGTCTTACGCTCCTTTCCTATCTCTGTCCTCCAGGCACTCTGTGTTTGACAGGTTGGACAGTGAGCAGTGTTCTCCTGGACCGGCTCACTATGATGGAGTCCTTACTTGG GCTCCTGTTCCTGGTGGACATTCTCTGCAGAACCGCTCCAGGCGTTTTGAGGAGGCGGAGTCAAATATTCCAGGACCAGGAACCTATGACATCATCCAGCCGTGGGGGaagaagctccacccactgaCTACCCCAGACAGGGGCATTAAGGTGCAGCTTGCTGTGTGTTATAGCGGTTGCGTGGTTCCATTCTGTAGCTGCTCCCAAACTTATTCTTCTGGTCAGATTAAAACGTACGCTTCAACTGATGTTTGTCGTTTCTTTTACTGCATTCCTTCACAACTTAAGTGCATTCaatcaccgtcaaacaccatcaaacaccatcaaacaccgtcaaacactgtcaaacaccgtgaaaaactgaaataa
- the LOC128625677 gene encoding uncharacterized protein LOC128625677 isoform X2: MYSRARRVTDLCAGSTSTANVGPGSYNIQRSAPERTGTLCLTGWTVSSVLLDRLTMMESLLGLLFLVDILCRTAPGVLRRRSQIFQDQEPMTSSSRGGRSSTH, encoded by the exons ATGTACAGTCGCGCGCGCAGGGTTACGGATTTGTGCGCCGGGAGCACGAGCACCGCCAACGTGGGTCCGGGTTCCTACAATATCCAGAGGTCTGCTCCAGAGAGAACCG GCACTCTGTGTTTGACAGGTTGGACAGTGAGCAGTGTTCTCCTGGACCGGCTCACTATGATGGAGTCCTTACTTGG GCTCCTGTTCCTGGTGGACATTCTCTGCAGAACCGCTCCAGGCGTTTTGAGGAGGCGGAGTCAAATATTCCAGGACCAGGAACCTATGACATCATCCAGCCGTGGGGGaagaagctccacccactga
- the smad4b gene encoding mothers against decapentaplegic homolog 4 isoform X2, whose product MRASSGLLPFIIVINDGGINARAHSRLYSSQVTVMSVSSSDACLSIVHSLMCHRQGGESESFSKRAIESLVKKLKEKKDELDSLITAVTTNGAHPSKCVTIQRTLDGRLQVAGRKGFPHVIYARLWRWPDLHKNELKHVKYCQYAFDLKCDSVCVNPYHYERVASPGIDLSGLNLGGTGPSAGLLVKEEFDPQPSHSSSDVSHSIQTIQHQPAPSQPAPPTSTRPPLPETFSSPALMPPPEAGSSAPSPAFSSMAPTPASGGGSWPRGSGFPTNLTNPSGALQHHPPQYWPVHNELIFQPPISTHPAPDYWCSIAYFEMDVQVGETFKVPSSCPVVTVDGYVDPSGGDRFCLGQLSNVHRTEAIERARLHIGKGVQLECKGEGDVWVRCLSDHAVFVQSYYLDREAGRAPGDAVHKIYPSAYIKVFDLRQCHRQMQQQAATAQAAAAAQAAAVAGNIPGPGSVGGIAPAISLSAAAGIGVDDLRRLCILRMSFVKGWGPDYPRQSIKETPCWIEIHLHRALQLLDEVLHTMPIADPQPLD is encoded by the exons ATGCGCGCGAGCAGCGGTCTTCTCccctttattattgttattaatgatGGCGGAATAAACGCACGCGCACACAGCAGACTGTACAGCTCTCAGGTGACTGT cATGTCGGTGTCGAGCAGTGACGCGTGTCTCAGCATTGTGCACAGTCTGATGTGCCACCGGCAGGGTGGTGAGAGTGAGAGCTTCAGTAAGAGAGCCATCGAGAGTCTGGTGAAGAAACTgaaggagaagaaagatgaACTCGACTCTCTGATCACCGCCGTCACCACCAACGGAGCTCATCCCAGCAAGTGTGTTACTATACAGCGCACCCTCGACGGGagactacag gttgcTGGCCGTAAGGGCTTTCCCCATGTGATCTATGCGCGGTTATGGCGGTGGCCTGATCTCCATAAGAACGAGCTGAAACATGTGAAATACTGCCAGTACGCCTTTGACCTgaagtgtgacagtgtgtgtgtaaaccccTACCACTACGAGAGGGTGGCATCACCTGGTATCG aTCTGTCTGGACTGAATCTGGGTGGAACAG ggcccAGTGCAGGTCTCTTGGTAAAGGAGGAATTTGACCCTCAACCGTCTCACTCCAGCTCTGATGTATCACACAGTATTCAGACCATCCAGCATCAGCCTGCCCCCTCTCAACCAGCCCCACCCACTTCCACACGCCCCCCACTCCCTGAGACTTTCAGCAGCCCTGCACTTATGCCACCGCCCGAGGCAGGAAGCTCTGCCCCCAGTCCTGCTTTCTCCAGCATGGCTCCTACCCCAGCCT CAGGTGGTGGCTCCTGGCCGAGAGGGAGTGGCTTTCCAACAAACCTGACCAATCCAAGCGGGGCTTTGCAGCACCACCCACCTCAGTACT ggccTGTACATAATGAACTGATCTTCCAGCCCCCGATATCTACACATCcag ctccAGATTACTGGTGTTCTATAGCGTATTTTGAGATGGATGTTCAGGTGGGCGAGACTTTTAAGGTGCCGTCTTCATGTCCGGTGGTGACAGTGGATGGTTATGTGGATCCATCAGGAGGAGATCGGTTCTGCCTGGGCCAGCTCAGCAACGTTCACCGCACAGAGGCCATCGAGAGAGCCAG GTTGCACATTGGTAAAGGGGTACAGTTGGAGTGTAAGGGTGAGGGTGATGTTTGGGTACGATGCCTTAGTGACCACGCCGTGTTTGTCCAGAGTTATTatctggatcgggaagctgggCGTGCACCAGGTGATGCTGTCCACAAAATTTACCCCAGTGCTTACATCAAG GTGTTTGACCTGAGGCAGTGCCACCGGCAGATGCAGCAGCAGGCAGCAACGGCtcaggcagcagcagcagctcaggCTGCAGCAGTCGCAGGAAACATACCAGGACCCGGATCAGTAGGAGGGATAGCACCAGCTATca gtctATCTGCGGCAGCAGGTATCGGGGTGGATGATCTGCGACGGTTGTGTATTCTGCGCATGAGTTTTGTGAAAGGTTGGGGTCCTGATTATCCTCGTCAGAGCATCAAAGAGACGCCATGTTGGATTGAGATTCACCTACACAGAGCGCTGCAGCTGCTGGACGAGGTTCTGCACACCATGCCTATAGCTGATCCTCAACCACTTGACTGA
- the smad4b gene encoding mothers against decapentaplegic homolog 4 isoform X1 gives MRASSGLLPFIIVINDGGINARAHSRLYSSQVTVSPWGVCVCARSMSVSSSDACLSIVHSLMCHRQGGESESFSKRAIESLVKKLKEKKDELDSLITAVTTNGAHPSKCVTIQRTLDGRLQVAGRKGFPHVIYARLWRWPDLHKNELKHVKYCQYAFDLKCDSVCVNPYHYERVASPGIDLSGLNLGGTGPSAGLLVKEEFDPQPSHSSSDVSHSIQTIQHQPAPSQPAPPTSTRPPLPETFSSPALMPPPEAGSSAPSPAFSSMAPTPASGGGSWPRGSGFPTNLTNPSGALQHHPPQYWPVHNELIFQPPISTHPAPDYWCSIAYFEMDVQVGETFKVPSSCPVVTVDGYVDPSGGDRFCLGQLSNVHRTEAIERARLHIGKGVQLECKGEGDVWVRCLSDHAVFVQSYYLDREAGRAPGDAVHKIYPSAYIKVFDLRQCHRQMQQQAATAQAAAAAQAAAVAGNIPGPGSVGGIAPAISLSAAAGIGVDDLRRLCILRMSFVKGWGPDYPRQSIKETPCWIEIHLHRALQLLDEVLHTMPIADPQPLD, from the exons ATGCGCGCGAGCAGCGGTCTTCTCccctttattattgttattaatgatGGCGGAATAAACGCACGCGCACACAGCAGACTGTACAGCTCTCAGGTGACTGT ATCCCcatggggagtgtgtgtgtgtgcacgcagcATGTCGGTGTCGAGCAGTGACGCGTGTCTCAGCATTGTGCACAGTCTGATGTGCCACCGGCAGGGTGGTGAGAGTGAGAGCTTCAGTAAGAGAGCCATCGAGAGTCTGGTGAAGAAACTgaaggagaagaaagatgaACTCGACTCTCTGATCACCGCCGTCACCACCAACGGAGCTCATCCCAGCAAGTGTGTTACTATACAGCGCACCCTCGACGGGagactacag gttgcTGGCCGTAAGGGCTTTCCCCATGTGATCTATGCGCGGTTATGGCGGTGGCCTGATCTCCATAAGAACGAGCTGAAACATGTGAAATACTGCCAGTACGCCTTTGACCTgaagtgtgacagtgtgtgtgtaaaccccTACCACTACGAGAGGGTGGCATCACCTGGTATCG aTCTGTCTGGACTGAATCTGGGTGGAACAG ggcccAGTGCAGGTCTCTTGGTAAAGGAGGAATTTGACCCTCAACCGTCTCACTCCAGCTCTGATGTATCACACAGTATTCAGACCATCCAGCATCAGCCTGCCCCCTCTCAACCAGCCCCACCCACTTCCACACGCCCCCCACTCCCTGAGACTTTCAGCAGCCCTGCACTTATGCCACCGCCCGAGGCAGGAAGCTCTGCCCCCAGTCCTGCTTTCTCCAGCATGGCTCCTACCCCAGCCT CAGGTGGTGGCTCCTGGCCGAGAGGGAGTGGCTTTCCAACAAACCTGACCAATCCAAGCGGGGCTTTGCAGCACCACCCACCTCAGTACT ggccTGTACATAATGAACTGATCTTCCAGCCCCCGATATCTACACATCcag ctccAGATTACTGGTGTTCTATAGCGTATTTTGAGATGGATGTTCAGGTGGGCGAGACTTTTAAGGTGCCGTCTTCATGTCCGGTGGTGACAGTGGATGGTTATGTGGATCCATCAGGAGGAGATCGGTTCTGCCTGGGCCAGCTCAGCAACGTTCACCGCACAGAGGCCATCGAGAGAGCCAG GTTGCACATTGGTAAAGGGGTACAGTTGGAGTGTAAGGGTGAGGGTGATGTTTGGGTACGATGCCTTAGTGACCACGCCGTGTTTGTCCAGAGTTATTatctggatcgggaagctgggCGTGCACCAGGTGATGCTGTCCACAAAATTTACCCCAGTGCTTACATCAAG GTGTTTGACCTGAGGCAGTGCCACCGGCAGATGCAGCAGCAGGCAGCAACGGCtcaggcagcagcagcagctcaggCTGCAGCAGTCGCAGGAAACATACCAGGACCCGGATCAGTAGGAGGGATAGCACCAGCTATca gtctATCTGCGGCAGCAGGTATCGGGGTGGATGATCTGCGACGGTTGTGTATTCTGCGCATGAGTTTTGTGAAAGGTTGGGGTCCTGATTATCCTCGTCAGAGCATCAAAGAGACGCCATGTTGGATTGAGATTCACCTACACAGAGCGCTGCAGCTGCTGGACGAGGTTCTGCACACCATGCCTATAGCTGATCCTCAACCACTTGACTGA
- the smad4b gene encoding mothers against decapentaplegic homolog 4 isoform X3 has protein sequence MSVSSSDACLSIVHSLMCHRQGGESESFSKRAIESLVKKLKEKKDELDSLITAVTTNGAHPSKCVTIQRTLDGRLQVAGRKGFPHVIYARLWRWPDLHKNELKHVKYCQYAFDLKCDSVCVNPYHYERVASPGIDLSGLNLGGTGPSAGLLVKEEFDPQPSHSSSDVSHSIQTIQHQPAPSQPAPPTSTRPPLPETFSSPALMPPPEAGSSAPSPAFSSMAPTPASGGGSWPRGSGFPTNLTNPSGALQHHPPQYWPVHNELIFQPPISTHPAPDYWCSIAYFEMDVQVGETFKVPSSCPVVTVDGYVDPSGGDRFCLGQLSNVHRTEAIERARLHIGKGVQLECKGEGDVWVRCLSDHAVFVQSYYLDREAGRAPGDAVHKIYPSAYIKVFDLRQCHRQMQQQAATAQAAAAAQAAAVAGNIPGPGSVGGIAPAISLSAAAGIGVDDLRRLCILRMSFVKGWGPDYPRQSIKETPCWIEIHLHRALQLLDEVLHTMPIADPQPLD, from the exons ATGTCGGTGTCGAGCAGTGACGCGTGTCTCAGCATTGTGCACAGTCTGATGTGCCACCGGCAGGGTGGTGAGAGTGAGAGCTTCAGTAAGAGAGCCATCGAGAGTCTGGTGAAGAAACTgaaggagaagaaagatgaACTCGACTCTCTGATCACCGCCGTCACCACCAACGGAGCTCATCCCAGCAAGTGTGTTACTATACAGCGCACCCTCGACGGGagactacag gttgcTGGCCGTAAGGGCTTTCCCCATGTGATCTATGCGCGGTTATGGCGGTGGCCTGATCTCCATAAGAACGAGCTGAAACATGTGAAATACTGCCAGTACGCCTTTGACCTgaagtgtgacagtgtgtgtgtaaaccccTACCACTACGAGAGGGTGGCATCACCTGGTATCG aTCTGTCTGGACTGAATCTGGGTGGAACAG ggcccAGTGCAGGTCTCTTGGTAAAGGAGGAATTTGACCCTCAACCGTCTCACTCCAGCTCTGATGTATCACACAGTATTCAGACCATCCAGCATCAGCCTGCCCCCTCTCAACCAGCCCCACCCACTTCCACACGCCCCCCACTCCCTGAGACTTTCAGCAGCCCTGCACTTATGCCACCGCCCGAGGCAGGAAGCTCTGCCCCCAGTCCTGCTTTCTCCAGCATGGCTCCTACCCCAGCCT CAGGTGGTGGCTCCTGGCCGAGAGGGAGTGGCTTTCCAACAAACCTGACCAATCCAAGCGGGGCTTTGCAGCACCACCCACCTCAGTACT ggccTGTACATAATGAACTGATCTTCCAGCCCCCGATATCTACACATCcag ctccAGATTACTGGTGTTCTATAGCGTATTTTGAGATGGATGTTCAGGTGGGCGAGACTTTTAAGGTGCCGTCTTCATGTCCGGTGGTGACAGTGGATGGTTATGTGGATCCATCAGGAGGAGATCGGTTCTGCCTGGGCCAGCTCAGCAACGTTCACCGCACAGAGGCCATCGAGAGAGCCAG GTTGCACATTGGTAAAGGGGTACAGTTGGAGTGTAAGGGTGAGGGTGATGTTTGGGTACGATGCCTTAGTGACCACGCCGTGTTTGTCCAGAGTTATTatctggatcgggaagctgggCGTGCACCAGGTGATGCTGTCCACAAAATTTACCCCAGTGCTTACATCAAG GTGTTTGACCTGAGGCAGTGCCACCGGCAGATGCAGCAGCAGGCAGCAACGGCtcaggcagcagcagcagctcaggCTGCAGCAGTCGCAGGAAACATACCAGGACCCGGATCAGTAGGAGGGATAGCACCAGCTATca gtctATCTGCGGCAGCAGGTATCGGGGTGGATGATCTGCGACGGTTGTGTATTCTGCGCATGAGTTTTGTGAAAGGTTGGGGTCCTGATTATCCTCGTCAGAGCATCAAAGAGACGCCATGTTGGATTGAGATTCACCTACACAGAGCGCTGCAGCTGCTGGACGAGGTTCTGCACACCATGCCTATAGCTGATCCTCAACCACTTGACTGA
- the me2 gene encoding NAD-dependent malic enzyme, mitochondrial isoform X2 encodes MGIQERNERLFYRVLMEDIEALMPIVYTPTVGLACTQYGHIFRRPKGLFISIMDQGHVRSILDNWPETNVKAVVVTDGERILGLGDLGVYGMGIPVGKLCLYTACAGIRPESCLPVCIDVGTDNKKLLKDPFYMGLYQQRERSQRYDDLIDEFMEAVVDKYGQDTLIQFEDFGNHNAFRFLKKYRHRYCTFNDDIQGTAAVALAGLLAAQREVGKPITEHTVLFLGAGEAALGIANLIVMAMMEEGVSLTDARKKIWMFDKDGLLVQGRSQSTDSNQEAFVHLSPGDVKSFLDAVNVIKPTAIIGVSGAGRLFTPDVIRAMGSLNERPIIFALSNPTAKAECNAEDAYGLTQGRCLFASGSPFGPVTLDDGRILIPGQGNNAYIFPGVALAVILSGVRHISDTVFLEAAKTLADQLTDEELSQGRLYPPLSNIREVSVQMAVKVVEYLYSKGMAFRYPEPVDKEAYVRSVVWNTQYDSFLPDTYDWPGVSHSPILD; translated from the exons ATGGGGATTCAGGAGCGTAATGAGCGTTTGTTCTATCGAGTGTTAATGGAGGACATTGAGGCCCTGATGCCTATCGTGTACACGCCCACTGTGGGACTCGCCTGCACGCAGTACGGACACATCTTCCGCAGGCCCAA gGGCCTGTTTATTTCCATTATGGATCAGGGACACGTCCGTTCCATCCTGGACAACTGGCCAGAAACTAATGTGAAG gccgTGGTGGTGACAGACGGTGAGAGGATTCTGGGTCTGGGTGATCTGGGTGTGTATGGAATGGGTATACCTGTAGGGAAGCTGTGTTTGTACACGGCCTGTGCTGGAATCAGACCAGAAAGTTGCCTGCCGGTGTGTATCGACGTGGGAACAGATAACAag aagttgCTAAAGGACCCGTTCTACATGGGGCTGTACCAGCAGCGTGAGCGCTCACAGCGGTACGATGACCTGATCGATGAGTTCATGGAGGCGGTGGTGGATAAGTACGGTCAGGACACACTCATACAGTTCGAAGACTTCGGCAACCACAACGCCTTCCGCTTCCTGAAAAAGTACAGACACCGATACTGCACCTTCAACGATGATATccagg gcactGCAGCAGTAGCTTTGGCGGGTTTGTTGGCAGCACAGCGTGAGGTTGGGAAACCAATCACTGAGCACACTGTTCTGTTTCTGGGAGCTGGAGAG gcggCTCTGGGCATCGCTAACCTGATCGTCATGGCAATGATGGAGGAGGGAGTGAGTCTCACGGACGCTCGCAAGAAGATATGGATGTTTGACAAAGACGGCCTCCTCGTCCAG ggcagATCTCAGTCCACAGACAGTAATCAGGAAGCGTTTGTTCACCTGAGTCCAGGAGATGTAAAGAGTTTTCTGGATGCTGTTAATGTCATCAAACCCACAGCTATCAtcg gtgtgtcGGGGGCGGGGCGTCTATTCACTCCCGACGTCATCAGAGCAATGGGCTCGTTAAACGAGCGGCCAATCATCTTTGCTCTCAGCAACCCGACTGCTAAAGCTGAGTGCAATGCAGAGGACGCCTATGGCctcacacag ggtcGGTGTCTGTTTGCCAGTGGCAGTCCGTTTGGTCCTGTAACTCTGGATGACGGCAGAATACTGATTCCAGGACAGGGAAACAACGCTTACATATTCCCag gTGTGGCTCTGGCTGTGATCCTCAGTGGAGTCAGACACATCAGTGATACGGTGTTCCTTGAAGCTGCCAAG acccTGGCAGATCAGCTGACTGATGAGGAGCTGAGTCAAGGTCGGCTTTATCCTCCACTGTCCAACATCAGAGAGGTGTCTGTGCAGATGGCTGTCAag gtggTGGAGTACTTGTACAGTAAGGGCATGGCATTCCGGTACCCAGAGCCAGTGGATAAGGAGGCGTATGTGAGATCAGTCGTGTGGAACACGCAGTACGACTCCTTCCTCCCCGACACCTATGACTGGCCCGGTGTCTCCCACAGCCCCATACTCGACTAA